One genomic window of Campylobacter fetus subsp. fetus includes the following:
- a CDS encoding cell surface protein translates to MISKSEVSELFIVLFGRPTEGEGNTYWVNESSANGWGMIETSNAILNLDITKSFLGETLNNNESFVKHLFKNAVNLTEFVSDEQKAGLKYWVDLLDNGTVSKADLVGHFVNAAKDPSNAGANQDLFNNKVIVSNYVADTIAKLPLDGLTPDQQNALIQKTVDIINNVTSNSSSVESAKGEVDGLKESIDEAGLNKIALTTENDTITGTEGGDLISGVVGTAAESTLNPGDKIDGGAGNDVLKVDLKNNFKGLKDDGYIKNIEKLSLTNSSVSNRTFDAKGIDGLQTVALSGEKGISVTNLANIVDVELTNLKADKFNVDSIYADKVLDGSADVQNLKVNGVGAKGASVAITADKIETLNLNTTGSQSFVSADVASISVKGNANLSLATGAKTTTLDASSFGGALDADLSTSASVTSIKGGNGNDKITIKDVAVNVAIDGGAGNDELVIKGSTADTLQPTLTNIEKVTVDGNTKDLTLSLKKAQSVTELSFKNIAKTVTESNGNVETVNILANNATDKAVTINDESLKTINFSDVDDKGASVAAKGKIVADKATELTINSNKVTAAADAVVQAANATKIDINAAKDTVGLTLGGVAKLTDLTVNNKGAFALTGANATDLDSVKNLSVNTEGAFSIATATSLKNLNNLSLNGVSADLNSVNVGTATLASLEANINVSGEFKLGTTTAKGDVDFNIENVGALTLGAITSSTGNASVIISSATGNVTLGAVSATQGNLTLNAGNTLGNITIGALAGDIVSVDLGGVLGTINSASGNKVEITSNEVTYVGSEISKNVVEITAAAGGTDLNAQVIGGAAADDALTIIGKGDTQTITASGDLSGGTLTLTLTDATKLSSLDISGVKGLSAATAIDLKNVSVENKLIVDIQGSDAAETITANSTSATLTAITLSGDLGGGANTVTVAPDAAAVAITTIDLSGLSATGGTLSGTITHNAAQTALTTIKGSAGNDTITIGKVNDGLTVTGGAGNDVFNVTAAKIVTADTPEHATITDFSAGDSIKFAASVTAYGNVGTVAGDTLKAAIKAAIALTDKAPGITSADKETTVYGFTYNGDNYLFYNNANGSDSTTVDDVLVKLTGTTVDLDSISLDGATGVTIA, encoded by the coding sequence ATGATTTCAAAATCAGAAGTTTCAGAGCTATTTATAGTTCTTTTTGGAAGACCTACAGAGGGTGAAGGTAATACTTATTGGGTAAATGAGAGTAGTGCTAATGGATGGGGTATGATTGAGACATCTAATGCTATACTTAATTTAGATATTACTAAGAGTTTTCTTGGCGAGACTTTAAATAATAATGAGTCGTTTGTAAAGCATTTATTTAAGAATGCTGTTAATTTAACTGAGTTTGTTAGTGATGAGCAAAAAGCTGGTCTTAAGTATTGGGTTGATCTTTTAGATAATGGTACAGTAAGTAAGGCTGATTTAGTAGGACACTTCGTGAATGCTGCTAAAGATCCTAGTAATGCTGGGGCTAATCAAGATCTATTTAATAATAAGGTAATTGTTAGTAATTATGTTGCTGATACTATAGCTAAACTTCCACTTGATGGTCTTACTCCTGATCAACAAAATGCTTTAATACAAAAGACTGTTGATATAATTAATAATGTTACTAGTAATAGTAGTAGTGTTGAGAGTGCTAAGGGTGAGGTTGATGGGTTAAAAGAGAGTATAGATGAGGCTGGTTTAAATAAGATAGCTCTTACTACTGAGAATGATACTATTACTGGTACTGAGGGTGGAGATCTTATTAGTGGGGTGGTAGGTACTGCTGCTGAGAGTACTTTAAATCCTGGGGATAAGATAGATGGTGGTGCTGGTAATGATGTGCTTAAGGTAGATTTGAAGAATAACTTCAAAGGCCTAAAAGATGACGGCTACATCAAAAATATAGAAAAACTATCTTTAACTAATAGTAGTGTTTCAAACAGAACATTCGACGCTAAAGGTATAGATGGATTGCAAACAGTTGCGTTAAGTGGCGAAAAAGGAATTAGCGTTACTAATCTTGCTAATATAGTAGATGTTGAGCTTACTAACCTAAAAGCTGATAAATTCAATGTAGATTCTATATATGCGGATAAAGTGCTTGATGGTTCAGCTGATGTGCAAAATTTAAAAGTAAATGGTGTTGGTGCTAAAGGTGCTAGCGTAGCAATAACTGCCGATAAGATAGAAACTCTAAATTTAAATACTACAGGAAGCCAAAGCTTTGTAAGTGCTGATGTGGCAAGTATATCTGTAAAAGGAAACGCAAATCTATCTTTAGCAACAGGAGCAAAAACTACTACTTTAGATGCTTCTAGCTTCGGTGGAGCTTTGGATGCAGATTTAAGCACATCAGCTAGTGTTACTAGTATTAAAGGTGGAAATGGTAATGATAAGATAACTATAAAAGATGTTGCAGTAAACGTAGCAATTGATGGTGGCGCTGGAAATGACGAGCTAGTTATCAAAGGAAGCACTGCTGACACACTTCAACCGACTTTAACAAATATAGAAAAAGTTACTGTAGACGGTAATACTAAAGATTTAACTCTATCATTGAAAAAAGCTCAGAGCGTAACAGAGTTAAGCTTTAAAAATATAGCTAAAACTGTTACTGAGTCAAACGGAAACGTAGAGACAGTTAATATCTTGGCAAATAATGCTACTGATAAAGCAGTAACTATCAATGACGAGAGTTTAAAAACAATTAACTTTTCAGATGTTGATGATAAGGGAGCTAGCGTAGCAGCAAAAGGTAAAATAGTAGCCGATAAAGCAACCGAGCTTACAATTAACTCAAATAAAGTAACAGCTGCTGCTGATGCCGTAGTTCAAGCTGCAAATGCTACAAAAATAGATATAAACGCAGCTAAAGATACTGTTGGTTTAACTCTTGGCGGTGTAGCTAAATTAACTGATTTAACCGTAAATAATAAAGGTGCGTTTGCATTAACAGGCGCAAATGCTACGGATCTTGATTCGGTAAAAAATCTTAGCGTAAATACCGAAGGAGCATTTAGCATAGCTACTGCTACAAGCTTGAAAAACTTAAATAACTTAAGCTTAAACGGAGTTTCTGCTGATTTAAACAGTGTTAACGTAGGAACTGCTACTTTAGCATCTTTAGAAGCAAATATAAATGTAAGCGGAGAGTTTAAACTAGGAACGACTACTGCAAAAGGCGATGTAGACTTTAATATAGAAAATGTTGGAGCATTAACTTTAGGAGCTATAACTTCATCAACAGGAAATGCTAGTGTGATCATCTCTTCAGCTACTGGAAATGTTACTTTAGGAGCCGTATCAGCAACTCAAGGTAATCTAACTCTAAATGCAGGAAATACTCTAGGAAACATTACTATAGGAGCTCTTGCTGGTGATATAGTAAGCGTAGATCTAGGTGGTGTTTTAGGGACTATAAATAGCGCTTCTGGTAATAAAGTAGAAATTACTTCAAACGAAGTTACTTATGTAGGTTCAGAGATCAGTAAAAACGTAGTAGAGATAACTGCCGCAGCCGGCGGTACTGATTTAAATGCTCAAGTAATAGGTGGGGCCGCTGCAGATGATGCATTAACAATAATAGGTAAAGGCGATACTCAAACTATAACCGCTAGCGGAGATTTAAGTGGTGGAACTTTAACTCTTACTTTAACGGATGCTACTAAACTAAGTAGTTTGGATATAAGCGGGGTTAAGGGTTTGAGCGCCGCTACTGCGATTGATCTAAAAAATGTAAGCGTAGAGAATAAGCTAATTGTGGATATACAAGGAAGTGATGCAGCTGAGACTATTACTGCGAATTCTACGAGCGCTACTTTAACAGCTATAACACTAAGCGGTGACTTAGGCGGCGGTGCAAACACAGTTACCGTTGCTCCGGACGCTGCAGCAGTGGCCATAACTACCATAGACTTGAGTGGCTTGAGCGCAACAGGAGGAACTTTAAGTGGTACTATCACACACAATGCAGCGCAAACAGCTCTTACAACAATCAAAGGTAGTGCCGGAAATGACACTATAACTATCGGTAAAGTAAATGACGGTTTAACCGTAACAGGTGGAGCAGGAAATGACGTATTTAACGTTACTGCTGCTAAAATAGTGACTGCAGATACACCAGAACATGCTACTATCACTGACTTTAGTGCCGGGGATAGCATTAAATTTGCAGCTTCAGTTACTGCTTATGGTAACGTAGGCACTGTAGCAGGCGATACCCTAAAAGCAGCTATCAAAGCGGCTATTGCACTTACCGATAAAGCTCCTGGTATCACATCAGCAGATAAGGAAACTACGGTATATGGTTTCACATATAATGGAGATAATTACCTGTTCTATAATAATGCCAACGGCTCTGATAGTACAACAGTAGATGACGTACTAGTCAAGCTAACAGGTACAACCGTTGATTTAGATAGCATTTCTCTAGATGGAGCCACTGGAGTTACTATTGCATAA
- a CDS encoding type II toxin-antitoxin system RelE family toxin: protein MKVLFNKSASKEFSKLDGSIKTVILKKLKVIESLENPRCEGKALVGNMLGLWRYRIGDYRVIAQIQDDKLVILVVKIAHRKDVYE, encoded by the coding sequence TTGAAAGTTTTATTTAACAAAAGTGCAAGCAAGGAATTTTCCAAACTTGACGGCAGCATTAAAACCGTGATTTTAAAAAAATTAAAAGTCATTGAGAGTTTGGAAAATCCACGTTGCGAAGGCAAAGCGCTAGTAGGAAATATGCTTGGCTTGTGGCGATATAGAATAGGAGATTACCGTGTTATAGCTCAAATTCAAGACGATAAACTTGTAATTCTTGTAGTAAAAATTGCTCATAGAAAAGATGTTTATGAGTGA
- a CDS encoding ribbon-helix-helix protein, CopG family: protein MQVSFRLDDDLADRLDNLAKETKRSKSFYFKEAISNLLDDFDDYKDAIKSIKDSENEKTYTIDDMSKKYGILL, encoded by the coding sequence ATGCAAGTTTCATTCAGATTAGATGATGATTTAGCAGATAGGTTAGATAATCTTGCAAAAGAGACAAAAAGAAGCAAATCATTCTATTTTAAAGAAGCCATATCGAATTTGCTTGATGATTTTGATGATTATAAAGATGCCATTAAATCGATAAAAGATAGCGAAAACGAAAAAACTTATACTATAGACGATATGTCTAAAAAATATGGAATTTTGCTTTGA